A stretch of the Archangium violaceum genome encodes the following:
- a CDS encoding DUF2381 family protein, producing the protein MPLASSAGLLSLALLTSTADAAERPPLPPCEAGDIRLEVDADAPGRIPALCVTPDLTSNFLFDAKLSRVELDGREHFRRVVEAADSFMVVPSEAMRDMEPQRVTFYFADGAAPASLTFLLVVHPARVARQVDVIRKTLPVDFYKQKARDADAKAQRCEEEKERLRAGQRGPGGLRGLRAAGLLDERLGVAVKNIREYVKTRPRAALILERAWSSRAGNEEKGRVAVELGLKNPGMKPWTLAGALLRGARGEELTPLPEDTPVSILPGAPGRVMVEFEATTNEVQGPYTLTLWDADGRSIILENVTFP; encoded by the coding sequence GTGCCCCTCGCGTCCTCCGCTGGCCTTCTGTCCCTGGCCCTGCTCACCTCGACCGCTGACGCCGCCGAGCGTCCACCGCTGCCCCCGTGCGAAGCGGGTGACATCCGCCTGGAAGTGGACGCGGACGCTCCGGGCAGGATACCGGCGCTGTGTGTCACCCCGGACCTCACCAGCAACTTCCTCTTCGACGCGAAGCTCTCGCGCGTGGAACTGGATGGGCGCGAGCACTTCCGGCGGGTGGTGGAGGCGGCCGACTCATTCATGGTCGTCCCCTCGGAGGCCATGCGCGACATGGAACCGCAGCGGGTGACGTTCTACTTCGCGGATGGAGCGGCCCCGGCGAGCCTCACGTTTTTGCTGGTGGTGCACCCCGCGCGAGTCGCACGGCAGGTGGACGTCATCCGAAAAACGCTCCCGGTGGACTTCTACAAGCAGAAGGCGCGGGATGCGGACGCGAAGGCGCAGCGCTGCGAGGAGGAGAAGGAGCGCCTCCGGGCCGGGCAGCGCGGGCCGGGTGGACTCCGGGGCCTGCGCGCGGCGGGCCTTCTGGACGAGAGGCTCGGTGTCGCCGTCAAGAACATCCGCGAATACGTCAAGACGAGGCCGCGCGCTGCGCTGATACTGGAACGGGCGTGGTCCTCCCGCGCCGGGAATGAGGAAAAGGGCCGAGTCGCGGTGGAACTGGGCTTGAAGAATCCGGGGATGAAGCCCTGGACGCTCGCAGGCGCCCTGCTGCGCGGGGCCAGAGGCGAGGAATTGACGCCGCTTCCAGAGGACACGCCGGTGTCCATTCTCCCGGGCGCCCCTGGCCGCGTCATGGTGGAGTTCGAGGCCACGACGAACGAGGTCCAGGGGCCGTACACCCTGACGTTGTGGGACGCGGACGGGCGCTCCATCATCCTGGAGAACGTGACGTTCCCGTAG
- a CDS encoding helicase-related protein, giving the protein MSARDRAWLRSFLHLDARAGATVPARDIERQEDTVLRALELLDHQPGVVLADEVGMGKTYEALGVLAARLHGRPEARALILTPGPDLNTKWTKELRAFCDSSRPMYPGFAGRFEAARTLAELVDKARATQVVIAPVNVFAGGRALSDQAYLLSLWATARELAGNQIAAIFRRYRDGVTARVRVEEAWFLDTFDWKTVQPHVREALRLHKGLGDYSLDALWEQPNYDGFASQGAVDYALADLRFRLAGRLIPEFDLLVVDEAHKLKNADSVRATGVRTVFEGRFAKALFLTATPFQLTVGELEQVLALFALATSAPADLMEQAKQLLADVADYTRAYDELERVWARVDGAVAADFGAWFAQDPELLTAPQDPALRPIVAGARRLLTLKRERIEPGFRRWMIRSLREDKRVYRLSHRTRLRPKGGAGVPFILYERFIAAMFREKSRTHKAAVQINMVSSYGAAREGALLADETRAPLGGDAESYRSLLQEVVGGLCGERGGHPKVDHVVRDALAAAERDEKTLIFCARVETLHELKRQIEAQWEEILLGRWRRVFPSARHEDIFEHEVEGKRVDGHHSRLRDRFNRAQDALYLAMRERYLATLLNGCDLGLERLEEVVERANAILRRQKVTKTQAERIDWSLLKRCVEQAVALLIREGSLDGGVDSKALEHLTDERFVPFGYDLVADDVEDFAQGDRTPSWSIAAADVALVLRREHLWAYLQGPLFEVPPELRVRTVERLASYLVARNVSFLPDLLEFAKAQGVDVESVESRALLPVVDRFWTSPAGRPWCDLLRRFLTYISRLDEERRKEVLDDAVRAGAIVRHTVEGESRERLREAFNTPLFPMVLVANEVMQEGLDLHHHCRRVVHHDLAWNPAQLEQRVGRVDRLGSLVQRMRERNPETTLDVHLPLIANTIDERLERTVRLREKWLEFLLGASPRIDEYGLADEPTQPLPTAFAEALRVELGPAAVPSDKGSTANRTPALSKRAAG; this is encoded by the coding sequence ATGTCGGCACGTGACCGGGCCTGGCTGCGGAGCTTCCTCCACCTGGATGCCCGGGCGGGCGCCACCGTCCCGGCCCGGGACATCGAGCGCCAAGAGGATACCGTCCTGCGCGCCCTCGAACTCCTCGATCATCAGCCGGGGGTCGTGCTGGCGGACGAGGTGGGGATGGGCAAGACATATGAAGCGCTGGGCGTGTTGGCCGCACGGCTCCACGGCCGCCCAGAAGCCCGTGCGCTCATCCTGACCCCGGGCCCTGACCTCAACACGAAGTGGACAAAGGAGCTGCGCGCCTTCTGCGACTCCAGCAGGCCCATGTACCCAGGCTTCGCCGGGCGTTTCGAGGCCGCGCGCACCCTGGCGGAGCTCGTCGACAAAGCACGGGCCACGCAGGTCGTCATCGCGCCGGTGAACGTCTTCGCGGGAGGCCGTGCGCTCTCGGATCAGGCGTACCTGCTCTCGCTCTGGGCCACTGCGCGCGAGCTTGCCGGCAACCAGATTGCCGCGATTTTCCGCCGGTATCGAGACGGCGTTACGGCTCGCGTTAGGGTGGAGGAGGCTTGGTTCCTCGACACCTTCGATTGGAAGACGGTTCAGCCCCATGTCCGGGAGGCACTCCGACTGCACAAGGGGCTGGGCGATTATTCACTCGACGCCCTGTGGGAGCAGCCTAACTATGACGGGTTCGCCTCGCAGGGCGCCGTGGATTATGCGCTGGCGGATCTCCGCTTCCGCCTGGCCGGGCGCCTCATCCCGGAGTTCGACCTCCTGGTCGTCGATGAGGCGCACAAGCTGAAGAACGCGGACTCGGTGAGAGCGACCGGAGTGCGGACGGTCTTTGAAGGGCGGTTCGCCAAAGCGCTCTTCCTGACAGCGACGCCGTTCCAGTTGACGGTCGGTGAGCTGGAGCAGGTGCTCGCGCTGTTCGCCCTGGCTACCTCCGCGCCCGCGGACCTGATGGAGCAGGCCAAGCAACTGCTCGCCGACGTCGCTGACTACACGCGCGCCTATGACGAGTTGGAGCGGGTCTGGGCGCGGGTGGATGGGGCGGTCGCCGCGGACTTCGGCGCCTGGTTCGCACAGGATCCCGAGCTGCTCACCGCCCCGCAGGATCCCGCCTTGCGGCCGATCGTCGCGGGGGCTCGGCGCCTCCTCACGCTCAAGCGCGAGCGCATCGAGCCCGGCTTCCGGCGCTGGATGATTCGCAGCCTCCGGGAAGACAAGAGGGTGTACCGGCTCAGCCACCGCACACGCCTGCGGCCCAAGGGGGGAGCGGGCGTGCCGTTCATTCTCTACGAGCGCTTCATCGCCGCGATGTTTCGCGAGAAGAGCCGCACGCACAAGGCCGCCGTGCAGATCAACATGGTCTCGTCCTATGGCGCCGCGCGCGAGGGGGCGCTGCTCGCGGACGAGACCCGGGCGCCTCTCGGTGGAGACGCGGAGTCGTACCGGAGCCTGCTCCAGGAGGTGGTCGGCGGGTTGTGCGGCGAGCGGGGGGGGCACCCGAAGGTGGACCACGTCGTGCGCGATGCGCTGGCAGCCGCCGAGCGCGATGAGAAGACGCTGATTTTCTGTGCGCGGGTCGAGACCCTTCATGAGCTGAAGCGGCAGATCGAGGCCCAATGGGAGGAGATCCTCCTCGGGCGCTGGCGCCGGGTGTTCCCTTCCGCCCGGCACGAGGACATCTTCGAGCATGAGGTGGAGGGTAAGCGGGTGGATGGGCACCACTCCCGCTTGCGCGATCGCTTCAACCGCGCTCAGGACGCGCTCTACCTCGCCATGAGAGAGCGCTACCTCGCGACGCTGCTCAATGGGTGCGACTTGGGGCTGGAGCGCCTGGAGGAGGTCGTCGAGCGAGCCAACGCCATTCTGCGGCGCCAGAAGGTCACGAAGACGCAAGCCGAGCGCATCGACTGGTCCTTGCTCAAGCGCTGCGTCGAGCAGGCGGTGGCGCTCCTCATCCGCGAGGGTTCTCTGGATGGAGGCGTGGACTCCAAGGCGCTCGAGCACCTCACCGACGAGCGCTTCGTCCCCTTCGGGTACGATCTGGTGGCCGATGACGTGGAGGACTTTGCCCAGGGCGACCGGACACCGTCCTGGTCAATCGCCGCGGCCGATGTGGCGCTCGTGCTGCGTCGCGAGCACCTCTGGGCCTATCTCCAGGGCCCCCTCTTCGAAGTCCCTCCAGAACTTCGTGTGCGGACGGTGGAGCGGCTCGCGAGCTATCTCGTCGCGCGCAACGTGTCCTTCCTCCCGGACCTGCTCGAGTTCGCGAAGGCGCAAGGCGTGGACGTGGAGTCGGTGGAGTCGCGCGCGCTGCTGCCAGTGGTCGATCGGTTCTGGACGAGCCCTGCCGGCCGCCCCTGGTGCGATCTGCTGAGACGGTTTCTCACGTACATCAGCCGCCTGGATGAAGAGCGCCGCAAAGAGGTCCTCGATGACGCTGTCCGTGCTGGCGCCATCGTGCGCCACACCGTGGAGGGCGAGAGCCGCGAACGGCTTCGCGAGGCCTTCAACACGCCGCTCTTTCCCATGGTGCTGGTGGCGAACGAGGTGATGCAGGAGGGGCTCGATCTCCATCACCACTGCCGGCGTGTCGTCCACCATGATCTCGCCTGGAACCCCGCGCAGCTGGAGCAGCGCGTAGGCCGTGTGGACCGCCTGGGCTCGCTCGTTCAGCGGATGCGGGAGCGGAACCCCGAGACCACGCTCGACGTGCACCTCCCGTTGATTGCCAACACGATCGACGAGCGCCTCGAAAGGACGGTCCGGCTCCGGGAGAAATGGCTGGAATTCCTCTTGGGGGCATCGCCCCGAATCGATGAATACGGTCTGGCCGACGAGCCCACGCAGCCGCTTCCAACGGCATTCGCGGAGGCACTTCGCGTGGAGCTGGGGCCTGCGGCAGTGCCGAGCGACAAGGGGAGCACGGCCAATCGCACGCCTGCGTTGAGCAAGCGGGCAGCAGGGTAG
- a CDS encoding protein kinase domain-containing protein has protein sequence MKIQGRITVLQELTGGGLGKLLKCRDEAGQLFVVKAPKDASPENQQLIDDEVRRFQRHQGRYVVRYFEPVLVDGRRGFAMELMDGDLTPLVRQRLPVERVLGYLFTVVQGLEEVHGSAPGAFHGDLKTGNILHKDGVAKLADFGLARGGVGQTAMFGKHNGGTPGYMPPEGVASQFGDIYSLGAVAFALLVGREPQARELLRIHIPGAPDLEQLINQMLSTQPGLRPSISQIRVRLEALRGRAPALAPVRHFLPKRNALRTPPAPPPAPVQPSSGSGVGIAVALAAVVGFGFLLVASKD, from the coding sequence ATGAAAATTCAAGGACGTATCACGGTGCTGCAGGAACTCACGGGCGGTGGCCTGGGGAAGCTCCTGAAGTGCCGGGACGAGGCGGGGCAGTTGTTCGTCGTCAAGGCTCCGAAGGACGCCTCGCCGGAGAACCAGCAGCTCATCGATGACGAGGTCCGGCGGTTCCAGCGGCACCAGGGGCGCTACGTCGTGCGGTACTTCGAGCCCGTCCTGGTGGACGGGCGCCGGGGCTTCGCGATGGAGCTGATGGACGGGGATCTCACGCCCCTGGTCCGGCAGCGGCTGCCCGTGGAGCGGGTGTTGGGCTACCTGTTCACGGTGGTCCAGGGGCTGGAGGAGGTCCACGGCTCCGCGCCGGGCGCGTTCCACGGCGACCTGAAGACGGGGAACATCCTGCACAAGGACGGGGTCGCGAAGCTCGCGGACTTCGGCCTCGCCCGGGGCGGCGTGGGGCAGACGGCCATGTTCGGCAAGCACAACGGAGGAACGCCGGGCTACATGCCTCCAGAGGGGGTGGCGTCCCAGTTCGGGGACATCTACTCCCTGGGGGCGGTGGCCTTCGCGCTCCTCGTGGGCCGCGAGCCCCAGGCCCGTGAGCTCTTGCGGATCCACATTCCGGGAGCGCCCGACTTGGAACAGCTCATCAACCAGATGCTTTCGACCCAGCCGGGCCTGCGGCCCAGCATCAGCCAGATCCGGGTGCGGCTCGAAGCGCTGCGGGGCCGGGCGCCGGCCCTGGCGCCGGTGCGGCACTTCCTCCCGAAGCGCAACGCGCTCCGGACCCCGCCCGCTCCGCCTCCGGCCCCGGTTCAGCCGTCGTCCGGTTCCGGTGTGGGCATCGCGGTTGCCCTGGCGGCGGTCGTGGGCTTCGGATTCCTCCTGGTGGCGAGCAAGGACTGA
- a CDS encoding imm11 family protein: protein MTKRYFRLREDMSSPERWVLHDTLDAQGQPVGARLYLNETPIRFDGRLRVPILHPGSPLDFSLADSGDFPVVTEKVASTLAELAPDDVQLYSAEVDTRPEPYFLVNVARQVKCIDDETSEEVLYWTPEDDRPDKLGQYRAVYGMRIDPSKVGDAKVFRPSGFPRALLVAEDVKDALERTGTTGLEFTEVTGPSPISDEERAYKRRCNELLDPPPAARRAAWKSLGRLDELAVAPRGICYEWPGHRQDWAILHREAGRLLLVSEGLSDPFIARLEPSVGFGLELALETEPTELPLEAIEGSWPYMLLERVSKEVVAHEHVRERAKVGLVVLDVAGKGMPASLVTAEGRVGVLLGQESRSLPRLFSSPFGDVRLVTVKALLPAELEYALKRGPEGAAGLARRFAENGEEHLSRAGRRAAV from the coding sequence ATGACGAAGAGGTACTTCAGACTGAGGGAGGACATGAGCAGCCCGGAACGTTGGGTGCTCCATGACACGCTCGATGCTCAGGGACAGCCGGTGGGAGCGCGGCTGTACCTCAACGAGACGCCCATTCGTTTCGACGGTCGCCTCCGGGTTCCCATCCTCCACCCGGGCAGCCCACTGGATTTTTCGCTGGCGGACTCGGGGGATTTTCCCGTGGTCACCGAAAAGGTCGCCAGCACTCTCGCTGAATTGGCCCCTGACGACGTCCAGCTCTACTCCGCCGAGGTGGATACGCGGCCCGAGCCCTACTTCCTCGTCAACGTCGCACGCCAGGTGAAGTGCATCGACGACGAGACTTCAGAAGAGGTGCTGTATTGGACGCCCGAAGATGACCGCCCCGACAAGCTTGGGCAGTACCGGGCCGTTTACGGCATGCGCATCGACCCCTCCAAGGTGGGTGATGCCAAGGTGTTCCGACCCAGCGGATTTCCCAGAGCCCTTCTTGTCGCGGAAGACGTAAAGGATGCCTTGGAGCGCACTGGGACTACGGGTCTGGAGTTCACGGAAGTCACCGGCCCCAGCCCCATCAGCGACGAGGAGCGCGCCTACAAGCGCAGGTGTAACGAGCTTCTGGATCCCCCCCCGGCCGCCCGACGCGCAGCGTGGAAGTCGCTCGGCAGGCTGGACGAGCTGGCTGTTGCCCCCAGGGGGATCTGCTACGAATGGCCGGGCCACCGGCAGGACTGGGCCATCCTCCATCGGGAGGCAGGGCGCCTCCTCCTTGTCTCTGAGGGCCTCTCGGACCCCTTCATCGCCCGTCTGGAGCCATCCGTCGGCTTCGGTTTGGAGCTCGCCCTCGAGACGGAGCCGACGGAACTGCCCCTCGAGGCCATCGAGGGAAGCTGGCCCTACATGCTGCTGGAGCGAGTCTCAAAAGAGGTGGTGGCCCATGAGCACGTGCGGGAGAGGGCCAAGGTGGGCCTCGTCGTGCTGGACGTGGCGGGGAAGGGCATGCCCGCCTCTTTGGTGACCGCTGAGGGGCGGGTGGGGGTGCTGCTCGGCCAGGAGTCGCGCTCGCTGCCCCGGCTGTTTTCCTCGCCGTTCGGCGACGTGCGGCTCGTCACCGTCAAGGCCCTGCTGCCCGCCGAGCTGGAGTATGCATTGAAGCGTGGCCCGGAGGGCGCCGCCGGGCTGGCGCGGCGCTTCGCGGAGAACGGGGAGGAGCACCTCTCGCGCGCCGGTCGGCGAGCAGCGGTGTAG
- a CDS encoding helix-turn-helix domain-containing protein: MTRAHKASGGPDSKEGEAYGLVLGQVIAQLRKQHGNMTQAELAHRLGISQSMLSKIESGKQPDAYHFSLIAQVFGLDVQQLNARVLDAMQRAQQAAAAVNRQPKASSGWGELLALAGFVGLVMFAVAAVVGDDAKPAPEPAPGPKPKAQ; this comes from the coding sequence ATGACGCGCGCGCACAAAGCCTCTGGCGGGCCGGACTCCAAGGAAGGCGAGGCCTACGGCCTGGTCCTGGGTCAGGTGATTGCCCAGCTCCGGAAGCAGCACGGGAACATGACCCAGGCCGAGCTGGCCCATCGGCTGGGCATCTCCCAGTCGATGCTGTCGAAGATCGAGAGCGGGAAGCAGCCGGATGCCTACCACTTCAGCCTGATTGCCCAGGTGTTCGGGCTCGACGTCCAGCAACTGAACGCCCGGGTCCTGGACGCGATGCAGCGCGCGCAGCAGGCCGCAGCGGCAGTGAACAGGCAGCCCAAGGCCTCTTCAGGCTGGGGAGAGCTGCTCGCGCTGGCGGGCTTCGTGGGACTGGTGATGTTCGCGGTGGCGGCGGTGGTCGGAGACGACGCGAAGCCGGCCCCGGAGCCTGCGCCAGGGCCCAAGCCCAAGGCCCAGTAG
- a CDS encoding AHH domain-containing protein, translated as MSTRLPGARPTGSRLGFCCRAWALLILFQFACATGTPHGGLVATGYRYNPLTPPPAPQESVTLTPRSDFAPVQVSDMQLREAFTQFVLEAPLRVAARPSRPLSGRLVLASWPAGGAGDSSVEGGYARLCERRGSPGDCFWLLGDGPHDTRLSHPDRFMLALSLALTPALEAATGVLRDFSAHAMTALLTGLSLYLVVLMAPEPISKGLALAMTLFLWGYLGMELWDLISATKDLWDVAEDASTFQELRGASERYARVLGPNTMRVLILLATWKAGAKGKEAMTGSGLPGFPQAMQNAASSGRVHLPTAAADATSVSVRGGRLVLTLPASSAAVLYMQEEGDIHHIATVENKKSPASGGPWTPKLKEFFDKAGMSMQDPANKVRIPGHRGPHPKEYHEEVFERLEDAVKWCETTAQCREALTRELHKLASELGKVGSRLNKLVTRTQ; from the coding sequence GTGTCCACCCGTCTTCCTGGCGCTCGCCCTACGGGTTCGCGTCTAGGCTTCTGCTGTCGCGCCTGGGCCCTCCTCATCCTCTTTCAGTTCGCGTGTGCCACGGGCACCCCCCACGGCGGCCTCGTTGCGACGGGCTACCGCTACAACCCGCTCACGCCCCCACCGGCACCCCAGGAATCCGTCACCCTCACGCCCCGCAGCGACTTCGCGCCCGTGCAGGTGTCGGACATGCAGTTGCGCGAGGCCTTTACCCAGTTCGTCTTGGAGGCGCCTCTGAGGGTGGCCGCCCGCCCTTCCAGGCCGCTGTCCGGCCGCCTGGTGCTGGCCTCCTGGCCAGCGGGGGGAGCGGGGGACTCCAGCGTGGAGGGGGGCTACGCGCGTCTGTGCGAGCGGCGCGGCTCGCCGGGGGACTGCTTCTGGTTGCTGGGGGACGGCCCGCACGACACCCGCCTCAGCCACCCCGACAGATTCATGCTGGCCCTCAGCCTGGCCCTCACCCCGGCGCTGGAGGCCGCCACGGGCGTGCTGCGCGACTTCTCCGCGCACGCCATGACGGCTCTGCTCACCGGCCTCTCCTTGTACCTCGTGGTCCTCATGGCGCCGGAGCCCATCTCAAAAGGTCTCGCCCTGGCGATGACGCTCTTTCTTTGGGGCTACCTGGGCATGGAGCTGTGGGACTTGATTTCCGCCACGAAGGACCTCTGGGACGTGGCGGAGGATGCCAGCACGTTCCAGGAGTTGCGCGGCGCGAGCGAGCGCTACGCTCGGGTGCTCGGGCCCAATACCATGCGCGTGCTCATCCTCCTGGCGACGTGGAAGGCAGGGGCCAAGGGCAAGGAGGCCATGACGGGCAGCGGGCTGCCGGGTTTCCCCCAGGCGATGCAGAACGCCGCTTCCTCGGGCCGAGTTCACCTGCCCACTGCGGCGGCCGATGCGACGTCGGTGTCCGTGAGGGGAGGACGGCTCGTTCTCACGCTTCCCGCCAGTTCGGCTGCTGTCCTCTATATGCAGGAGGAGGGCGACATCCATCACATCGCCACCGTGGAGAACAAGAAGTCACCGGCAAGCGGTGGGCCGTGGACGCCGAAGCTCAAGGAATTCTTCGACAAGGCCGGCATGTCCATGCAGGACCCAGCCAACAAGGTCCGCATCCCGGGCCACAGGGGGCCTCATCCCAAGGAGTACCATGAGGAGGTCTTTGAGCGGCTTGAGGATGCCGTCAAATGGTGTGAGACCACGGCGCAGTGTCGGGAGGCTCTGACCCGGGAACTGCATAAGCTGGCCTCGGAACTTGGAAAGGTAGGTTCCAGACTCAACAAGCTCGTCACCCGGACCCAGTGA